GTTTCTGGTGTTAATAATAAACTTGTTGACTCTATTTCAAGGATTCAGTGGGAAACATTTCGTCAGTTGGCCCCGGATGCGGATACCAAGCCAACGCCATCCTGTTAATCAGTCTGTCTCCAAAAACGCAAAGCAAGTTTATTGCCTTAAATGCATTTATGCATGGGATTTCATTTTTTCTAAAGCTCAACAATTTACCACATTTCACTCGAGCATTCATAATACAGAAAATGCTATGTGGTTTAAGGCGAAATCGCCCCGTAAAAGATACAAAAATGCCTTTAACCATTGATATTTTTAAGCAGATATTGAGAGCGTTGCCTTTTGTAGCATCATCAACTTATGAAACAAGTATCTTTAATGCAGCatttgttattgcatttttttgtttttctataatagGAGAAATCGCAGATGTTGGGAAAGCAGACCCCTACACGAAAGTGGCACAGATTTCGGATGTATCATTATCTGAATGCAAGTGCACACTGCTCATTAGGTATTCAAAAACAGACCAGTATGGCAGCTCTGCTTCATTGATATTTACACAGTCTTCAGATAGTACTATATGCCCTGTATAgctgtaatattgtgtttatcgGTACGTTCTAACATTGACGGTCCGCTGTTTGGCCTTTTAAGTAGGGAGATGTTGAAGAACTACCAGTTTAGAGCAATGTTAATGAAATGCCTTAAATTTTGTTGAATTAGAACTAACATAAAAAGCCATTCTTTTGGAATCGGTGCAACAACATTAGAGAGTATGCTGAAAATACCCGATGAGGACATAAAACTAACGGGCCGATAGTCAAGTAATTGGTCATTGTTAACACTTACTGATATAGCTCGTAAATGTCTCATCTATATTTACGGTGTTGATTCTGGGCTCGTCAATTATCAAACGGGCGGAGGCGTATGTAAACGGACGGCCAATGGGGCGACACCTCAGCAAGGTACTGAACATTGCAAATTCCTTACGTCAGTGTACTCCTACTTCGAACTGCCTGATTATTCATTTCGTCTCTTGATCTTGGCTCCGAAAACTGTAGGCTACTCcgtaacaaatatttaacaaatgattcttacattgatataattgtttcCATATACCAACATTCATGCACTCTCTAGGTCGAATTGGTAGTATTTATTCAATGACAAAGTAATGGAATAATCTAGAGTCCGTGTAAATAAGGCACTGATTCATTTACCCGATGGTGTTCATCTATCGATAGTCGCAAATGACATTTTTGTCAACCCTTCAATCGGCTCTAAAACGCACCATATCCATGTACCACACCgaataaaatgatattagtCCTGGTAGTTGCGAAAATGTGTTCAACAATTATGACATGctaattaacacaaataaaatgtttgtcaaaaaaattgtattgttgGCGTGATTTCATtgtcggatttttttttatcaatgaatCCTTGAAAATATGAAGTTCATAATAGAACAATTCTTGAGTAATAATCATTACAAACAATTTGATATAATCGTCTATGTACATTATCCATACTGTTTGGAATCACCAACAGATATAAGTATATTTCTTTGTTCTTTGTACAGTTATTGGTACGTCCGGCCCTGGACTTGTTTGATTAGAAGTAAACATTGTTTGTTATGtcattattgtttgaatatttaattagTGATTGTATGTAGAAACAATGATTGCCATATTGATTgacatttgatttatataataattgattGACTTTGTAGTTTGattattattgaacattgaAAACTGTTGTCGACTGCCAGGCCATGTTCTTCCAAATAATAAACTGTTGTATGGATACAAGCATTGTTGAACTTATTTCCGAGATAAATGATTTACAGTATTTTGCTATAGATGTTCTTTTAAGAATGTTTAATTTCTCCAAACCTGTATCGTTGAATATGATATTGGATTTtgtaatatcaaaacaatttattacatgAGTATGAAATTCTAGCGGTTTTGATATATTCCATCGAGTAATACATTCAATGGTAATATTACAAGTAACGACATAAAAACGATAAAGTCAAACCTACTCTTACTCtcacataagatttaccacaattaatattattgttttaatattccaaaaaatataaataaataaaataaaataataaatattttccataaatgcattatttagtaagtatataaaagtttatcactcaaaatttatgtttgttatacatatgtacgtactgattttgaatgaaagtgtcactttaaagtttaTATTACTTTAcggaaatttatattttaactgcAAATTCCATGAAAGAGCAAAGCTGTTTAATGTTCTCTTTCAGAATATGTATGaaccaatgaaaataatacatatggTAATGTAGACAAAATCATAACCATATTTTAAAAGCTTCATGCTAATCAATACAAAATGGTTATatatatgaagaaaaataatcatAGACAATGGTAAATACTTGCACATGCAATTCAATTACagaattaaacaaaatggtaaTTGCTAGTTTCTCTTCTGAACTCCTTTTTCACAAAAGCCTTTAgctttgattgtttaaatacggAAATATGAGTTTTTACAGCCAATAAAACAGTGTTTTCCTGTCTTCAAATATCAGACTCTCTTGGAAAGCTCGGAAgtttaaataagatatattcatattattcaaACTTACCAGCTTTCAAGAagagttttatatttgaaagcaGCAAAACAGtctttgttatatatacatgttttacaataacaagtatttatgaaaatatacagGGAAAAATACTAAACGTGTTGACTGTATGGTATTTTGATGattgttttcacaataaaaagCAAACACGGAGTACATGGTTTAAAATGTGGGTGTACACAAATGTTAAGTGAtgaaacatatatgtatatatgcgtATAATACTGAAGTACAAATAAATGCTTTATATGTCAAGTAACGACTTGTTTACAAATAGGACCTGCATGAGAAATGTAACTTAGCAATtatagtgtttacttatttgtttcaatgcaGTCAAAATCttataatgaaaatgaagaaataaaacacatattaatatCAAATCGGAATGATAGTACTTGCacaatttaaaacagtttttatcgGGTTGCAACGCCATCTTGTCCCTCACCTTTTTCAAATAGAACTATACCACGTTTATTCATCGAGGCTGAATCACATGgctcattatattttatatactgaCACAGTTTTGGCAGTTTCCACCCGTACCAATTAAAGgtatttttacataattgtacAAGCTGTTGTTCAGAATTACAATAAATCGCCCTTTCGACACCAAATATAGTAAGCAAACACGTGGCCCGTTTATCAGGAAAATACCTAAGTCAAATATCAATCTCAATTTTAACTCATTTTAGCACATACCATCAAGAGTTATTAAATATGAcctatattttcactcctttTAAAAGCGCATCCTACCATAGAATATATTTACTATGATTAATAATGCCTTTAGTCTAACTTCCAAGGGTAAAACATTCTACGGCCAAAAAATGAGTTGAcattgagtatttttgtgatattggggcttGCCCTTGGTTAATAATCACGCTAATGATTAAATCGATTCTAGCGATAAGCTACCGCTTTCAACTGTTATTTGAACCCAAATATACAGACAGTCAGAATCCTTTCTGATTTGTCCGATATTTCGGCTCTCCTTGTTGTTGCTGTCCCATTGTCACTTGATTGAGTGAAGAAAATGCATCATACTGTCATACATTCAACGAACACATCTCAAATGAGTTGTACAGCCACCCAATCTTTAAGCTCAGTTCCCACTGTTGCTGTTATTCCCACTGTCACTTGATTGGGTAATACAAGGCGGCAAACGTCTATacattcaacaaaaacatctcGAATGAATTGCAGCAGCCACCCAATATTAAAGATCAGTTCCCGCTGTTGCTGTTATTCCCACTGTCACTTGATTGGGTAATACAAGGCGGCAAACGTCTATacattcaacaaaaacatctcGAATGAATTGCAGCAGCCACCCAATCTTTAAGCTCAGTTCCCGTTGTTGCTGTTATTCCCACTGTCACTTGATTGGGTGAAGCAAAGGCGGCAAACGTCTATACATTCAACAGAAACATCTCGAATGAATTGCAGCAGCCACCCAATCTTTAAGCTCAGTTCCCGTTGTTGCTGTTATTCCCACTGTCACTTGATTGGGTAATACAAGGCGGCAAACGTCTATACATTCAACAGAAACATCTCGAATGAATTGCAGCAGCCACCCAATCTTTAAGCTCAGTTCCCGTTGTTGCTGTTATTCCCACTGTCACTTGATTGGGTGAAGCAAAGGCGGCAAACGTCTATACATTCAACAAGCACCTCACGCACAGATTTTCTAAGCCACCTAATCTTGAAGGCGTATACGAAAGGGTTGACAGCAGAATTAAGAACAAACATTCCGCTCACGATATACCTAAGGTTCCGTTCCCGATTCCCTGTTGAGTGCTCCACAACCATGACAACCGCTATGGGTaaagtgaacatgttaaaaagcAGCATGGTGAGTCCAATAGTACCCTGAACATGCCGCTGTGTCCTAGCTTGGCGATTAACGCTAGAGGATGGCGCAGTGGTCGACTCCGGATCAACGACAGATACAGTGTTTGTTTCAGGTCCTAAAGGTAACACACGGCGCAACTCCGATCGAAATCGGACAACAGCCACCGTGTAAAACATGTCTGTTAATAGTTGTGGTATCACATAAAATATAGCAAGAAATCCTAATGCTCGTTGTTCTTTTGTAAACAGTTCATCGACCACACATGCCTTCAAAGGCTTGTTCTCGTTTCTCCATACGtaaaatggaataaaacaaatcacACAACTGAGCGACCAGGACACAGTAGATAATATCAGAGGGAATCGTTTACTCTGATTTCTGTTCTGAATCAATACAGATTTGATTTTCCACGATCGATGAAAGCATATGCCCATTACATGGTAAAGAGAAGCTAATTGCGCgagaaaaaatacaaagaaaaaaggCATGCACGTGAAATAGTCATTGAAAACCTCAAACGATTCCGCCATGAGAATGGGTACGCAGGCAGTTCCAACAGTAAAGTCACAGATGGATAAGCTGAAGACGAACCACGTAAAGGGTGGCCACCTTGCccttattttgcacaaaaaggTAACCACTATGACAAGGTTAGTTAAGACTGCAGATGATATTACAAACCAGGCAATCATCACAAGGGAGCTGTGTACATTGTCTTTGATGGTCACTGAAAACCCCGTTGTGTCATTTTCAGAAACCGTGGAGTTGGGTCTGGAATTCATCGCGActgtaaatgataaaaacacgcCAGGTCAGATAGCTATTAGATGACTACATGGCTGCatcactcgtgaaatatagcgTTCGATGCTCACTAAGTGAAATATAtcacgatcttacactaaaacaaacacgTATATTCCCTGTATTATATTGTACACAGAGTGGACAGAAATAAACTATTAACCTCAATCTAATTAATTTGTCCATTgcaatttactgaaataaataattaaccTTACCTTGAACTAGATATCTTGATATGAACGAAATTTTGCTCAATTAAGCCATCAAAATTCAATTGTGTATGTCAATTATTTATCACTCAAGTACTAGCAGTTTCCtcaaactatttaaattgtttacaggCTTAAAAGTATTGTGCCCCAATatacattaaatgatttttgtttctttactcTTAACGTAAATATATCCACACACAAATAACCGCACATGGATTTCCGCATGACAGGCAATTATCGTTACGtctattatataaatgttcatttcataCGTTGTCAGGGCGAACCTTAGATATTGGATGTAGAATATAACGATACCAGTGCAATGATACATAGGCAGAAAGAGCaaggtaatatataaatatcagatgCCATGGAGGGTGAgcatatatttaatgataacCCGCgataattaactattaccaaGGTGATTACATTATATGTTATCACCCTCAAAGACATctgatattaatttaattataccgaagaaatattgtttacaccGGTAACGTCTGCAAGTGTTATGATGATTGAACAAGGTATTAACTCTGTCGAAACAACTTTACCATCAACGGCAAGTTTCGGGATGTACCGTATTTTTTCCTCTGTCATAAATGTTGGATTATTGCCGAGGTGTTTGAATAGCTAACTAcaataaagtaattatttttcaagCGTGATTATGTCGTCATATGAAAACCTGTTTCCGGTTTATTTAAATTCCTAGTACAAGATTTTGTGTCTCTTTCCACGGATTTTCGAGAACATATTGCGCACAGGCACTTGAGAAAGCAAGAAACCAATTTAAGACTGCACTTGACTAGTATCAAAACTTTTCACATGAGACATTACGAATATATTTTTACCTCTCTTCCGtagaatgtatataaaaaaatacttgggCATCATTTCTGATTATCAGCCCGCACTATCACCCTCTGCCGCACTGCTACAATCTGactttatgtataaaaatagaGAGTCTTATGaacttattataattatttttttagttattacataaatattgactgccttgagaTTGACAGTGCGTATTGCCCTTGTCACGGTTGACATTACTTACCGCAGGTTGACAATATATACTGccatttatcaatttaaaatgcaCATTCAACCAGTAAGAAATTAACTGAGgtgatacaattaaaaaaacacatattcaaGCAGTAGGCAGTTGTCTGCGGGGATACAATTAGAAAACCCATCTTCAGCCATCTCAGGGGTACAATTAAAACCCCCATCTGCAACCAGTAGGTAGTTTTCTGAGTGGATACAGTTAGAAAACCCATGTTCTCCAGTAGGTAATTGTCTGAGGGGGTACAACTAGAAAACGCTTCTTTAACCAGTAGGTAATTGTCTGAGGGGATACAACTAGAAAACCGTCTTCAACCAGTAGGTAATTGTCCGAGGGGGTACAATTAGAAAACCCATCTTCAACCAGTAGGTAATTGTTTGAGGGGGTAGAATTAGAAAACCCATCTTCAAACAGTAGGTAATTGTCTGAGGGGGTACAATTAGAAAACCCATCTTCAACCAGTAGGTAATTGTCTGAGGGGTTATAACTAGAAAACCGTCTTCAACCAGTAGGTAATTGTCTGAGGGGATACAATTAGAAAACCGTCTTCAACCATTAGGTAATTGTCTGAGGGGGTACAACTAGAAAACCCATCGTCAACCAGTAGTTAATTGTCTGAGGGGGTACAATTAGAAAACCGTCTTCAACCAGTAGGTAATTTTCTGAGGGGGTACAACTAGAAAACCCATCGTCAACCAGTAGGTAATTGTCTGAGGGGATACAATTAGAAAACCCAT
This genomic stretch from Mya arenaria isolate MELC-2E11 chromosome 10, ASM2691426v1 harbors:
- the LOC128206738 gene encoding trace amine-associated receptor 1-like: MRCTQGYHFLFAMNSRPNSTVSENDTTGFSVTIKDNVHSSLVMIAWFVISSAVLTNLVIVVTFLCKIRARWPPFTWFVFSLSICDFTVGTACVPILMAESFEVFNDYFTCMPFFFVFFLAQLASLYHVMGICFHRSWKIKSVLIQNRNQSKRFPLILSTVSWSLSCVICFIPFYVWRNENKPLKACVVDELFTKEQRALGFLAIFYVIPQLLTDMFYTVAVVRFRSELRRVLPLGPETNTVSVVDPESTTAPSSSVNRQARTQRHVQGTIGLTMLLFNMFTLPIAVVMVVEHSTGNRERNLRYIVSGMFVLNSAVNPFVYAFKIRWLRKSVREVLVECIDVCRLCFTQSSDSGNNSNNGN